From a region of the Panicum virgatum strain AP13 chromosome 2K, P.virgatum_v5, whole genome shotgun sequence genome:
- the LOC120694448 gene encoding uncharacterized protein LOC120694448, with product MKAAVDHHHGLHSPTPAAATKISIPISSGEAALFGKGRYKAWALAAIALLALWSMFAASVTLRWSSRELAATLGDASDPLIDELDPLEMEQREKLVRRMWDVYTRTGDHVRLPQFWQEAFEAAYEELAGDDTQATDAAISEIARMSVHRPEVEQSWNKN from the exons ATGAAGGCCGCCGTCGATCACCACCACGGCCTCCACTCCcccacgccggcagcggcgaccAAGATCTCGATCCCCATCTCGTCTGGCGAGGCGGCACTGTTCGGGAAGGGCAGGTACAAGGCGTGGGCCCTCGCGGCCATCGCGCTCCTCGCGCTCTGGTCCATGTTCGCCGCTTCCGTCACCCTGCGCTGGTCCTCCAGGGAGCTCGCCGCCACGTTGGGGGACGCGAGCGATCCGCTCATCGACGAACTCGATCCCCTC GAGATGGAGCAAAGGGAAAAGCTTGTGCGCCGGATGTGGGATGTCTACACGCGCACGGGCGATCACGTAAGGCTTCCACAGTTCTGGCAGGAAGCATTTGAGGCTGCATATGAGGAGCTTGCTGGTGATGATACGCAGGCTACTGATGCGGCTATATCTGAGATTGCTCGCATGTCAGTCCATAGGCCTGAGGTTGAGCAGTCGTGGAATAAGAATTAG
- the LOC120694449 gene encoding acidic leucine-rich nuclear phosphoprotein 32-related protein 1-like — protein MVDEAWERAVEAALHAGGEGSSSPARSLTLDGAVKCMHGRLPAAEILERHQSLEHLSIAGVGVTSLEGFPRLRNLTRLTLSDNRIAGGLDHLVAAGLSSLRDLDLSNNRIQDVDDLAPLADLRLVSLDLYECPVTRVKDYRSRVFGMIRTLKYLDKMDADEIERPESDDDDDDGDGEGDAEGDGDGDGDEDDDDEEDEDDPGSGEVANGGVSHSRGGVASHPVEVNGVIDVDEEESDADEVVPNGGVEHLHGVNGFRVAAAGETPEEEDEDEEDDEDFEEEEDDDLGEEIDEDGDDDDAVVEVHDVPSSDDEEDGVEVEDDEEDDEEEEVEDEGEEAEPQSSGRVAMMTGEDGGEEIDGHEHGEGDDEDENGEIGEEDDEGLEADRGFEGGNEDEDAEDEDEDTEYLVQPIVQPQPVPIGSDFDAADPDDADEDRDEVDDDDEGAADQPSSLQGTKRKRDDDDPSGSGDDGVEDLRPFKHH, from the exons aTGGTGGACGAGGCGTGGGAgcgggcggtggaggcggcgctgcacgccggcggcgaggggagctCGTCGCCCGCGCGGAGCCTGACGCTGGATGGCGCCGTCAAGTGCATGCACGGCCGGCTCCCGGCGGCAGAGATACTGGAGCGGCACCAGAGCCTGGAGCACCTCTCGATCGCCGGCGTCGGGGTCACGTCGCTCGAGGGGTTCCCGCGGCTGCGGAACCTAACGCGGCTCACGCTCTCCGACAACCGCATCGCCGGCGGTCTCGACCACCTCGTCGCCGCGGGGCTCTCCTCGCTGCGGGACCTCgacctcagcaacaaccgcATCCAGGACGTCGACGACctcgcgccgctcgccgaccTCCGCCTCGTTTCGCTCGACCTCTACGAGTGCCCGGTCACTAGGGTCAAGGACTACAGATCCAGGGTGTTCGGGATGATCCGGACGCTCAAGTACCTCGACAAGATGGACGCCGATGAGATCGAGCGCCCAGAGTCggatgacgatgacgacgatggGGACGGGGAAGGCGACGCggaaggcgacggcgacggcgacggcgacgaagatGACGACGATGAGGAAGACGAAGACGACCCCGGGAGCGGCGAGGTGGCCAACGGGGGTGTCTCGCActcgcgcggcggcgtggcttcGCACCCGGTGGAGGTGAATGGGGTGATCGATGTGGACGAGGAAGAGAGCGATGCTGACGAGGTCGTCCCGAACGGGGGTGTCGAGCACCTCCACGGGGTAAACGGGTTCCGGGTCGCGGCGGCCGGAGAAACCCCagaagaggaggatgaggacgaggaagatgatgaggactttgaagaggaggaggatgatGATTTGGGAGAGGAGATCgatgaagatggtgatgatgatgatgctgtTGTGGAAGTCCATGATGTGCCGAGtagtgatgatgaggaagatggtgTTGAGGTGGAGGATGACGAAGAGGATGATGAAGAGGAGGAAGTTGAGGATGAAGGCGAGGAGGCTGAGCCACAGAGCAGTGGAAGGGTAGCCATGATGACAGGGGAGGATGGAGGAGAAGAGATAGATGGGCATGAGCATGGAGAAGGGGATGATGAGGATGAGAATGGTGAGATTGGAGAAGAGGATGACGAGGGATTGGAAGCTGATAGGGGTTTTGAGGGTGGAAATGAAGATGAGGATGCGGAAGATGAG GATGAAGACACAGAATATCTTGTTCAACCAATTGTCCAGCCTCAGCCAGTGCCCATTGGAAGCGACTTCGACGCAGCGGACCCTGATGATGCTGATGAAGACAGGGATGAggtggatgatgatgatgaggggGCTGCAGACCAACCTTCATCCTTGCAGGGCACCAAACGGAagagagatgatgatgatccgtcGGGCAGTGGAGATGATGGTGTGGAGGACTTGAGGCCTTTCAAGCACCACTGA
- the LOC120694452 gene encoding uncharacterized protein LOC120694452: MAPQPVHSLRLSTPAGPAVCRCSAAPLFGKRLPAVVAFPRAGRGGAVALCSAVQESSTSTTVSQKKDAADGEKKEATAAAAKPAAAAKPKKAAAKPLPEMMQEEIIPPLKDALEAEENVSQVQLSFQNNTLEGSFIKDDVPYYFWAFFPKGDLTGPKGFALSSYSNEVSTIEPFLIDEKRITPQYVVFWVYKRLAGQGILPVWKEEEGEEEGTK; this comes from the exons ATGGCGCCTCAGCCCGTGCACAGCCTGAGGCTGAGCACTCCCGCTGGCCCTGCAGTCTGCAGGTGCTCCGCCGCCCCGCTCTTCGGGAAGAGGCTGCCGGCCGTCGTCGCCTTCCCCCGTgccggcaggggcggcgccgtcgccttGTGCTCGGCCGTGCAGGAGtcgtccacctccaccaccg TTAGccagaagaaggatgctgcGGACGGTGAGAAAAAAGAAGCCACGGCGGCCGCAGCGaaaccggccgcggccgcgaagCCAAAGAAGGCCGCGGCGAAGCCGCTGCCAGAGATGATGCAGGAGGAGATCATCCCGCCGCTGAAGGACGCCCTGGAGGCGGAGGAGAACGTGTCCCAGGTCCAGCTTTCTTTCCAAAACAACACG TTGGAGGGTTCCTTCATAAAGGATGATGTTCCCTATTATTTTTGGGCCTTCTTTCCGAAAGGAGATCTCACAG GACCGAAGGGCTTTGCGCTATCATCATACAGCAACGAAGTCAGCACCATCGAGCCATTCCTAATCGATGAGAAGAGGATAACCCCCCAGTACGTGGTGTTCTGGGTTTACAAGAGGCTGGCCGGGCAAGGCATCCTTCCCGTCTGGaaggaagaggagggggaggaagagggcACAAAGTAG
- the LOC120694451 gene encoding uncharacterized protein LOC120694451 — MLAYLLHAPAAAVVAAAPSAFTLRSLPPARTPFLPSLPRPASPRRAAASAFFSPAAAAAPIAASLLEGPVLVWAGRLCLYYALLHAGLAGSPRNPFLSHEIGEDGAGDSDLGFSKWAEKLRGGASGESDAQDKKKLTSKWRPTTKGTLKRTYRVRSTDEGRRILKEIASVLSQDDHFVDASTHKGCQIRRESAHGESVCCYNVRALFDELPTPHLVLEITPFPAGHLTDNDYRKAERLEMVLRLSASI, encoded by the exons ATGCTCGCCTACCTCCTCCacgccccagccgccgccgtcgtcgccgcggcGCCCAGCGCCTTCACCCTCCGCTCGCTCCCGCCGGCGAGGACCCCgttcctcccctccctcccgcgcCCGGCCTCGCCgaggcgcgccgccgcgtccgccttcttctcccccgccgccgcggccgcccccaTCGCGGCGTCGCTGCTCGAGGGCCCCGTGCTGGTCTGGGCCGGCCGCCTCTGCCTCTACTACGCGCTCCTCCACGCCGGGCTCGCGGGCTCCCCGCGCAACCCCTTCCTCTCCCACG AGATCGGCgaggacggcgccggcgacagcGACCTAGGGTTCTCCAAGTGGGCCGAGAAGCTCCGTGGCGGCGCCTCAG GTGAAAGTGACGCACAGGATAAGAAGAAGCTAACTAGCAAGTGGAGGCCAACGACTAAAGGCACACTGAAGAGAACCTACCGAGTTCGATCAACAGATGAAGGAAGGCGCATCCTGAAAGAGATCGCTTCTGTTCTGTCCCAAGATGATCATTTTGTGGATGCTTCGACTCACAAG GGTTGCCAAATAAGGAGAGAAAGTGCTCATGGTGAGAGTGTGTGCTGCTACAACGTGAGAGCTTTGTTCGATGAGCTCCCCACTCCTCATCTGGTTCTGGAGATTACACCTTTTCCCGCTGGACATCTTACCGATAATGACTACCGCAAGGCCGAGAGGCTTGAGATGGTGTTGAGGCTGAGTGCTTCCATTTAA
- the LOC120694450 gene encoding nuclear transcription factor Y subunit A-4-like isoform X1, with protein sequence MPKLLREVEDHPVHPMSKSNHGFLSGNDHEMKHLGHKIHDKDLSSESGQSHQEAPAVSESSLNENTSTQSDNDEGHGKHNQDTVHTVLSMGKQGSAFLPPKLDYNRSFACLPYTADAYYGGVLTGYPPHAVAHPQQNHTTNAPVMLPAEPAEEEPIYVNAKQYHAILRRRQTRAKLEAQNKLVKGRKPYLHESRHRHAMKRARGSGGRFLNTKQLQQTQQHQASGGSSSSKVIGNSISSQSDPTPAPSTSTPSDTASASRANQDRTCFPVGLRPAMNFSAPGGEGAKLVR encoded by the exons ATGCCTAAGCTTTTACGGGAAGTGGAGGATCATCCGGTTCATCCCATGTCTAAGTCAAACCAT GGCTTCTTGTCAGGAAATGACCATGAGATGAAGCATTTAGGTCATAAAATCCACGACAAGGACTTGTCATCAGAGTCTGGTCAGTCTCACCAAGAAGCACCTGCAGTTAGCGAGAGCAGTCTAAACGAAAACACCTCAACTCAATCTG ACAATGATGAAGGCCATGGGAAACATAATCAGGACACAGTGCACACAGTATTGTCCATGGGGAAGCAAGGATCTGCCTTTTTGCCCCCAAAACTAGATTACAATCGATCTTTT GCTTGTCTTCCTTATACTGCTGATGCTTATTATGGTGGGGTCTTGACAGGATATCCTCCACATGCCGTT GCCCATCCCCAGCAAAATCATACAACAAATGCTCCGGTTATGTTGCCTGCTGAACCTGCAGAAGAAGAGCCAATTTATGTTAATGCAAAGCAATACCATGCAATCCTTAGGAGGAGACAGACACGTGCTAAATTGGAGGCCCAGAATAAGCTGGTGAAAGGCCGGAAG CCATACCTTCATGAGTCTCGACACCGTCATGCCATGAAGCGAGCTCGAGGATCAGGAGGGCGGTTCCTCAACACAAAGCAGCTCCAGCAGACCCAGCAGCATCAAGCATCAGGTGGTTCGAGCTCCTCAAAGGTCATTGGCAACAGCATAAGCTCCCAGAGTGACCCCACCCCTGCACCTTCAACTTCAACTCCTTCGGACACCGCAAGTGCTTCAAGGGCCAACCAGGACCGCACCTGCTTTCCTGTTGGCTTGCGCCCTGCCATGAACTTCAGTGCACCAGGTGGAGAAGGAGCAAAGCTGGTTAGGTGA
- the LOC120694450 gene encoding nuclear transcription factor Y subunit A-3-like isoform X2 gives MPKLLREVEDHPVHPMSKSNHGFLSGNDHEMKHLGHKIHDKDLSSESGQSHQEAPAVSESSLNENTSTQSDNDEGHGKHNQDTVHTVLSMGKQGSAFLPPKLDYNRSFACLPYTADAYYGGVLTGYPPHAVAHPQQNHTTNAPVMLPAEPAEEEPIYVNAKQYHAILRRRQTRAKLEAQNKLVKGRKVIPAIPS, from the exons ATGCCTAAGCTTTTACGGGAAGTGGAGGATCATCCGGTTCATCCCATGTCTAAGTCAAACCAT GGCTTCTTGTCAGGAAATGACCATGAGATGAAGCATTTAGGTCATAAAATCCACGACAAGGACTTGTCATCAGAGTCTGGTCAGTCTCACCAAGAAGCACCTGCAGTTAGCGAGAGCAGTCTAAACGAAAACACCTCAACTCAATCTG ACAATGATGAAGGCCATGGGAAACATAATCAGGACACAGTGCACACAGTATTGTCCATGGGGAAGCAAGGATCTGCCTTTTTGCCCCCAAAACTAGATTACAATCGATCTTTT GCTTGTCTTCCTTATACTGCTGATGCTTATTATGGTGGGGTCTTGACAGGATATCCTCCACATGCCGTT GCCCATCCCCAGCAAAATCATACAACAAATGCTCCGGTTATGTTGCCTGCTGAACCTGCAGAAGAAGAGCCAATTTATGTTAATGCAAAGCAATACCATGCAATCCTTAGGAGGAGACAGACACGTGCTAAATTGGAGGCCCAGAATAAGCTGGTGAAAGGCCGGAAGGTAATACCTG CCATACCTTCATGA